In Helicobacter sp. 11S03491-1, a genomic segment contains:
- the gatA gene encoding Asp-tRNA(Asn)/Glu-tRNA(Gln) amidotransferase subunit GatA yields MVTLKKALSLTQEELKEIKKEITHQVHENSELNAYIDEPVESISSGVPILIKDNINVKNWEITCASKILKGYVSPYNASVIEKLHQSGMCAYGRANMDEFAMGSTTETSCYGKTKNPRDTSRVPGGSSGGSAAAVAGGFAIAALGSDTGGSIRQPAGYCGCVGLKPTYGRVSRYGLIAYSSSLDQIGPITQNVEDCAILFDAISGHDKMDSTSALLPSTQTFSKLDRDRRFKIAILDGYLKDADIEIQRAYQETIRTLESMGHQIVSKTMLDTSYHISTYYIICTAEASSNLARFDGVRYGNRAQHVDNLKDLYIKTRSQGFGEEVKRRIMLGSFVLSSGYYDAYYSKAQKIRKLIHKQYEDIFCDADMILSPVAPSVAPKFGATHSPLEMYLSDIYTIGVNLAGLPCISLPIGKSKEGLPVAMQLIGKSFDEQSLLDASYGLEQNLDIHFD; encoded by the coding sequence ATGGTTACATTGAAAAAAGCCCTATCTCTTACCCAAGAAGAACTCAAAGAGATCAAAAAAGAAATCACTCACCAAGTCCATGAAAATTCTGAATTAAATGCCTATATTGATGAACCTGTGGAAAGCATATCCAGTGGGGTTCCTATTTTAATTAAGGACAATATTAATGTCAAAAATTGGGAAATCACTTGCGCAAGTAAAATTCTCAAAGGCTATGTTTCTCCTTATAATGCAAGCGTGATTGAAAAACTTCATCAAAGTGGAATGTGCGCTTACGGGAGAGCCAATATGGATGAATTTGCTATGGGAAGTACAACAGAAACCAGTTGTTATGGAAAGACAAAAAATCCTCGTGATACTTCAAGAGTTCCGGGGGGAAGTTCCGGAGGGAGTGCAGCAGCAGTCGCAGGTGGCTTTGCCATAGCAGCATTAGGGAGCGATACGGGAGGTTCAATCAGACAGCCGGCAGGGTATTGTGGTTGTGTTGGATTAAAACCTACTTACGGGAGAGTGAGCAGATATGGACTGATAGCCTATAGTTCAAGTCTGGATCAAATTGGTCCAATCACTCAAAATGTTGAAGATTGCGCTATATTGTTTGATGCAATTAGCGGTCATGATAAGATGGATTCTACAAGCGCTTTATTGCCATCTACGCAAACATTTTCAAAATTAGACAGAGATAGACGTTTTAAAATAGCTATTTTAGATGGTTATCTCAAAGATGCAGATATTGAGATTCAAAGAGCATATCAAGAGACTATAAGGACTTTAGAATCAATGGGGCACCAAATTGTCTCTAAAACAATGTTGGATACAAGCTATCATATTTCGACTTATTATATCATTTGCACAGCCGAAGCCAGTTCGAATTTGGCAAGATTTGATGGGGTGAGGTATGGTAACAGAGCCCAACATGTGGATAATCTCAAGGATTTGTATATCAAAACAAGAAGTCAGGGGTTTGGAGAAGAGGTCAAAAGAAGAATTATGCTTGGCAGTTTTGTGCTTAGTAGTGGGTATTATGATGCTTATTATTCAAAAGCTCAAAAAATAAGAAAATTAATCCACAAACAGTATGAAGATATTTTTTGTGATGCAGACATGATCCTTAGTCCTGTAGCTCCAAGTGTAGCGCCAAAATTTGGAGCTACACATTCTCCTCTTGAAATGTATTTAAGTGATATTTACACCATTGGTGTTAATCTTGCCGGATTGCCTTGTATTTCATTGCCAATAGGAAAATCTAAGGAAGGCTTGCCTGTAGCCATGCAATTAATAGGAAAAAGTTTTGATGAACAAAGTTTATTGGATGCATCTTATGGGCTTGAACAAAATTTAGATATACATTTTGATTAG
- the coaE gene encoding dephospho-CoA kinase (Dephospho-CoA kinase (CoaE) performs the final step in coenzyme A biosynthesis.): protein MKLHYGIVLTGGIACGKSTISSILLMYGYTVIDADKIAHQVLNKNKNSVLKLFGEDKDILTITGEIDRKKLGKIVFNDVSSRKKLENLLHPKIRQEIFTLAEKLESHQQYYFLDIPLFFEIGGRLVYQAHKVLLAYIPKEIQVQRIVKRDFIDSKEALKRIQAQIDIEEKRIQSDVVIENTGGLKELQKKVEDFLETLS from the coding sequence ATGAAATTACATTATGGAATTGTTCTGACAGGAGGAATAGCTTGCGGGAAAAGCACAATTTCAAGCATACTTTTGATGTATGGTTATACAGTCATAGACGCAGATAAGATTGCCCATCAGGTTTTAAATAAAAATAAAAACTCAGTTTTGAAGCTTTTTGGAGAAGATAAAGATATCCTTACTATAACAGGAGAGATTGATAGAAAAAAACTAGGTAAAATTGTTTTTAATGATGTTTCATCTCGTAAAAAACTTGAGAATCTCTTACACCCAAAAATCCGGCAAGAAATATTTACCTTAGCAGAAAAATTAGAATCTCACCAACAATATTATTTTTTGGATATTCCATTATTTTTTGAAATAGGGGGTAGATTGGTTTATCAGGCACATAAAGTTTTGCTCGCTTATATCCCCAAAGAAATTCAGGTTCAAAGGATTGTCAAAAGAGATTTTATTGATTCAAAAGAAGCGCTTAAAAGAATACAAGCACAAATAGATATTGAAGAAAAAAGAATTCAAAGCGATGTTGTGATTGAAAATACAGGAGGACTTAAAGAATTGCAAAAAAAAGTTGAGGATTTTTTGGAAACTCTCTCTTGA
- a CDS encoding spermidine synthase gives MWITRQISPNFRQEYTAETKILDVRSTEHILEIFKSDDFEQIAIIDEKYMLLKKYLYVESELNAQIATCSHPAPHNALILGGFNLEVAYELLRHQELSVDFVQNDDKILDSLISFLPHFSLVTKDDRFKRYQKAIDLEIKKYDLVICLNQPNKHEIDGISRLLSKEGILIFATKHPLLEFDSFKMSLLNAGEFFEIVMPFFAPLSILADKGFVFASKRYHPLADMLLQKIDMLEGLKYYNADIHQGAFGLPHILLNQLKGVLKN, from the coding sequence ATGTGGATTACAAGGCAAATTAGTCCAAATTTTCGTCAAGAATATACTGCAGAAACAAAAATACTTGATGTGAGAAGCACTGAGCATATTTTAGAGATTTTTAAAAGTGATGATTTTGAGCAAATTGCCATAATTGATGAAAAATACATGTTACTAAAAAAATATCTTTATGTTGAAAGCGAGCTTAATGCCCAAATAGCTACATGTTCTCATCCTGCTCCTCACAATGCTTTGATACTGGGAGGGTTTAATTTAGAGGTTGCTTATGAGCTTTTGAGGCATCAAGAATTGTCTGTAGATTTTGTTCAAAATGATGATAAGATTCTTGATTCTTTGATTAGTTTTTTGCCTCACTTTTCGTTGGTAACAAAAGATGATCGTTTTAAGCGATATCAAAAAGCTATTGATTTAGAAATTAAAAAATATGATTTGGTTATTTGTCTCAATCAGCCCAACAAGCATGAAATAGATGGCATTAGCAGATTGTTAAGCAAAGAGGGGATATTGATTTTTGCTACTAAACATCCTCTGCTTGAGTTTGATAGTTTTAAAATGAGTCTCTTAAACGCAGGAGAATTTTTTGAAATTGTCATGCCTTTTTTTGCTCCTTTGTCTATTCTTGCAGATAAAGGGTTTGTTTTTGCTTCCAAGCGATACCACCCGTTGGCTGATATGTTACTGCAAAAAATAGATATGCTTGAGGGATTAAAATATTATAATGCAGATATTCACCAAGGAGCTTTTGGGTTGCCTCATATTTTGTTAAACCAACTCAAAGGTGTTTTAAAGAACTAA
- a CDS encoding DNA translocase FtsK, whose translation MKQLYLFVIFSAILIFFSIATIFGNSGLVGKFGIFFAQININFFGYFAYFYLLLLIYPIYRVYVNPKFNQRRIELILGGILGFVALLILQAMVSEKGLIGQAILEFLYPFIGYFGIFVLALMMIFISYVIFFPKNFTKFLNICKDYCGRLREYIKDLWKDFQSPKIKVFPSISNEEIFDPQVCVPKDPEIKDPEIKFEFDENNIKVTYSIMEDQIENEKKYANMVRLVGEDEEGEVREGNIERVLNRNKQFFEELSLKHFSDYANNSVIKTKNSSFFCDALKDTSSQIQISKLDSQNNIIKQQDKMDLNCNFDFATQVQPYNQESLEKQKTNPDEDKSFFNIKNMINKEEKEENIDGINEKTQEPISFVKFLKQKNLIVKELSENTQLLQELEYGELEKPKDYKLPSTDLLEMPKIQSMQIDENEIDQKIQDLLIKLRMFKIDGDIARTYSGPIVTTFEFRPAPNVKVSRILTLEDDLAMALRAQSIRIQAPIPGKDVVGIEIPNAKTETIYLREILESDVFKNSASPLTLALGKDIVGNPFVTDLKKLPHILIAGTTGSGKSVGVNAMILSLLFRNSPDNLKLIMIDPKMVEFSMYSDIPHLLTPIITNPKKAIAALGSAVNEMERRYQIMSQTRTKNIDKYNPKAKQEGLEVFPFLVIIIDELADLMMTGGKEAEFPIARIAQMGRAAGLHLIVATQRPSVDVVTGLIKTNLPSRISFKVGSKVDSRVVLDTEGAQSLLGRGDMLFTPPGIGGVVRLHAPWASEEEIEEIVKFIKSQREVAYDKNFLIDEPDLLIPSTPIEGGELIDEAKRIILQDKKTSISYIQRKLGVGYNKAASIIEELEKQGFLSPPNTKGLREIVGR comes from the coding sequence ATTAAGCAATTATACCTATTTGTAATTTTTTCTGCAATATTAATATTTTTTTCCATTGCTACAATATTTGGAAATAGCGGTCTTGTAGGAAAATTTGGCATTTTTTTTGCACAAATAAATATCAACTTTTTTGGATATTTTGCATATTTTTACTTATTGCTTTTGATTTATCCCATTTATCGTGTATATGTTAATCCCAAGTTTAATCAACGTCGGATTGAATTGATTCTTGGGGGTATTTTAGGGTTTGTAGCATTGTTGATTTTGCAGGCAATGGTATCTGAAAAAGGACTCATAGGGCAGGCTATTTTGGAATTTTTGTATCCATTTATAGGCTATTTTGGAATTTTTGTTTTAGCACTCATGATGATTTTTATCTCTTATGTAATATTTTTTCCAAAAAATTTCACAAAATTTTTAAATATTTGCAAGGATTATTGCGGACGTTTAAGAGAGTATATTAAAGATTTATGGAAGGATTTCCAATCCCCAAAAATCAAAGTATTTCCAAGTATTTCAAATGAAGAAATTTTTGATCCTCAAGTTTGTGTGCCAAAAGATCCTGAAATAAAAGATCCTGAAATAAAATTTGAATTTGATGAGAATAATATTAAGGTAACTTATAGCATCATGGAAGATCAGATAGAAAATGAAAAAAAATATGCAAACATGGTGAGATTGGTAGGTGAAGATGAAGAAGGGGAAGTCAGAGAAGGCAATATTGAGAGAGTATTAAATCGTAATAAGCAGTTTTTTGAAGAATTGAGCCTGAAACATTTTAGTGATTATGCAAATAATTCTGTAATCAAGACCAAAAATTCTTCCTTCTTTTGTGATGCCCTTAAAGATACATCCTCGCAAATACAAATAAGTAAATTAGACTCTCAAAATAATATTATAAAACAACAAGATAAGATGGACTTGAATTGTAATTTTGATTTTGCAACACAGGTACAACCTTACAATCAAGAGTCTCTTGAGAAACAAAAAACCAATCCGGATGAAGATAAAAGTTTCTTTAATATAAAAAATATGATCAATAAAGAAGAAAAAGAAGAAAATATAGATGGAATCAATGAAAAAACACAAGAACCTATATCTTTTGTAAAGTTTTTAAAACAAAAGAATTTGATTGTGAAAGAATTGAGTGAAAATACTCAACTTCTTCAAGAGCTTGAATATGGCGAACTTGAAAAACCAAAAGATTACAAGTTGCCAAGCACAGATCTTTTGGAGATGCCAAAAATACAATCTATGCAAATTGATGAAAATGAAATAGATCAAAAAATTCAAGATTTGCTCATCAAGCTTAGAATGTTTAAAATTGATGGTGATATTGCCAGAACTTATTCAGGTCCTATTGTAACGACTTTTGAATTTCGCCCTGCACCCAACGTAAAAGTCAGTCGAATTTTGACATTAGAAGATGATTTGGCAATGGCGCTGCGTGCGCAGTCTATCCGAATCCAAGCTCCTATACCCGGAAAAGATGTGGTGGGTATTGAAATCCCCAATGCCAAGACAGAAACTATTTATCTCAGAGAGATTTTAGAAAGTGATGTATTTAAAAATTCTGCTTCGCCTTTGACTCTTGCGCTTGGCAAGGATATTGTTGGAAACCCTTTTGTTACTGACTTGAAAAAATTACCTCATATTTTGATCGCAGGAACTACCGGAAGCGGGAAGAGTGTAGGGGTAAATGCTATGATATTATCATTGCTTTTTAGAAACTCTCCGGATAATTTGAAATTAATCATGATAGATCCAAAAATGGTCGAATTTAGCATGTATAGTGATATTCCTCATCTTCTTACTCCTATTATCACTAATCCCAAAAAAGCAATTGCAGCTTTAGGAAGCGCCGTTAATGAAATGGAGAGACGTTATCAGATTATGAGTCAAACAAGGACAAAGAATATTGATAAATATAATCCTAAAGCCAAGCAAGAAGGGCTTGAAGTATTTCCTTTTTTGGTGATTATTATTGATGAATTAGCAGACTTGATGATGACCGGAGGCAAAGAGGCTGAATTTCCTATAGCTAGAATAGCGCAAATGGGAAGAGCCGCAGGGCTTCATTTGATTGTGGCAACACAGCGTCCTAGCGTTGATGTGGTAACCGGTCTTATCAAAACTAATCTTCCCTCAAGAATTAGTTTCAAGGTGGGTTCTAAGGTGGATTCCAGAGTAGTTCTGGATACTGAAGGGGCTCAAAGTTTATTGGGAAGAGGAGATATGCTTTTTACACCCCCCGGAATAGGAGGGGTTGTAAGATTGCATGCACCATGGGCATCAGAAGAAGAGATTGAGGAGATTGTGAAATTTATCAAGTCTCAAAGAGAGGTTGCATATGATAAGAATTTTTTAATAGATGAACCTGATTTATTGATTCCAAGCACCCCTATTGAGGGAGGAGAGCTTATTGATGAGGCAAAACGAATTATTTTGCAAGATAAAAAAACTTCTATTAGTTATATTCAAAGAAAGCTTGGTGTAGGATACAATAAGGCTGCTTCTATTATTGAAGAGCTTGAAAAACAAGGTTTTCTTTCGCCTCCAAACACAAAAGGTTTGCGAGAGATTGTTGGCAGATAG